A window of the Planococcus citri chromosome 4, ihPlaCitr1.1, whole genome shotgun sequence genome harbors these coding sequences:
- the LOC135843077 gene encoding inactive pancreatic lipase-related protein 1-like has translation MLKRVLILSALVACAFASDPTSDPATDSSTGGETGPQENQINGVQFLQGLQSYDRDSTTPSEECVYLNESDIKYYLYTREKPYGERIESNNSQKLEESALNVKKQLKVIVHPWKKNADWTISLVRDYLYAQNVDVLVADWGLYAKKCSIETTSTHVTPFVGESLSYMLRQMISIGHSGQKMHLIGFSHGAHIAGIAGRLMAPHLPARITALDPVRLSEIARPGVGKLTGGDAKFIDVIVTSLPSLSFDNEIGDVTFYPNGGLTKYQGRCNQKSDEMERMICGHVLAYRFFAESLVSPKKFPAIKCESYSKLLSGQCDNQQPEAHMGEYVEKNVRGKYFLQTNEKYPFDKGVAYTKSSSA, from the exons atgttgaaacgtGTGTTGATTCTTTCCGCGCTGGTGGCTTGCGCCTTCG CCAGTGATCCAACCAGTGATCCAGCCACTGATTCAAGTACAGGAGGTGAAACTGGTCCGcaagaaaatcaaatcaacGGAGTACAATTCCTGCAAGGTTTACAATCCTACGATCGTGATTCTACTACGCCGAGCGAAGAATGTGTTTACCTGAATGAAAGCGACATTAAATACTACTTGTACACCAG AGAGAAACCCTATGGTGAAAGAATCGAATCGAACAACTCCCAGAAACTTGAGGAATCCGCtttgaatgtaaaaaaacaattgaaagtCATCGTCCACCCATGGAAGAAAAACGCTGACTGGACCATTTCTCTAGTTCGTG atTATTTGTACGCCCAAAACGTCGACGTGTTAGTGGCCGACTGGGGTCTTTACGCCAAAAAATGCAGCATCGAAACCACCAGCACCCACGTAACTCCTTTCGTCGGTGAAAGTTTATCTTACATGTTGAGACAAATGATTAGCATTGGACACAGCGgccaaaaaatgcacttgatcGGATTCAGTCATGGAGCCCATATCGCTGGTATTGCCGGCCGATTAATGGCTCCCCATTTGCCAGCTCGTATCACTG CCTTGGACCCAGTCCGTTTGAGTGAAATTGCCAGACCTGGTGTTGGTAAATTGACCGGAGGAGATGCTAAATTCATCGACGTTATTGTCACCTCTTTGCCATCTTTGAGTTTCGACAACGAAATCGGAGACGTAACTTTCTACCCGAATGGTGGTTTAACCAAATACCAAGGCAGATGcaaccaaaaatctgatgaaatgg AAAGGATGATCTGTGGACATGTCTTAGCTTACCGTTTCTTCGCCGAATCTTTGGTATCTCCTAAGAAATTCCCAGCTATCAAATGCGAATCGTACTCCAAACTGTTGTCTGGCCAATGCGACAATCAACAACCTGAAGCCCATATGGGAGAATACGTCGAAAAGAA CGTTCGAGGCAAATATTTCTTACAAACCAACGAAAAGTACCCTTTCGATAAAGGAGTAGCTTACACTAAATCATCGTCCGCTTGA
- the LOC135842950 gene encoding pancreatic triacylglycerol lipase-like: protein MLKYIFLGLLAVSCRGAPLNDGQTDDVEEQSYASALIKFNGYENDMLPPELCTDDKIVVNFKLYTRENPNGYELSTMNNQTFKNSSFNVKHDTKVLIHEWLQNETYSYAKDFVSAYLKNKREKGIQVIVVDYGSVSRCQFNRAREMQPKIGEQVGELLKSLMKYGQVPSKVHIIGLGMGAQIAGYSARQIHPRKIGRLTALDPTFIGYLEHQPQLKSNDSDFMDVIHTAQRKFGSVRHLGNARFYPNDGTRQPMGNGKSPLDASVLSHLASVFYYLESIVDITYFKARLCNNYVSYLRNKCQEPAVYNYMGDEANIKLFGNFYLQVQSPVPPFGNRELDVKVFELVHHYLVTERGVVVLDETDVEIVKKTYEKKRTEDKTYTNEEIANLINKYGPKSQN from the exons ATGTTGAAGTATATCTTTCTCGGTTTGTTGGCGGTCTCCTGTCGAG GAGCACCTTTGAACGATGGTCAGACTGATGATGTGGAAGAACAAAGTTACGCTTCGGCTTTAATCAAATTCAACGGCTACGAAAATGATATGTTACCACCCGAATTATGCACAGACGACAAAATCGTTGTAAATTTCAAGCTGTACACGAG AGAGAACCCCAACGGTTACGAATTGAGCACGATGAacaatcaaactttcaagaacTCTTCTTTCAACGTTAAACACGACACTAAAGTTTTGATCCACGAATGGTTGCAAAATGAAACTTACTCGTACGCTAAAGATTTCGTATCAG CTTACTTGAAgaataaaagagaaaaaggCATCCAGGTGATCGTCGTTGACTACGGTTCAGTTTCCCGTTGCCAATTCAACAGAGCTCGCGAAATGCAACCGAAAATCGGTGAACAAGTCGGAGAATTGTTGAAATCTTTGATGAAATATGGACAAGTTCCGTCGAAAGTCCACATTATTGGTTTAGGTATGGGAGCTCAAATCGCCGGTTACTCCGCCAGACAAATCCACCCAAGAAAAATTGGACGTTTGACCG cTTTGGACCCGACTTTCATCGGATACTTGGAACACCAACCACAACTCAAATCGAACGATTCGGATTTCATGGATGTCATCCATACCGCTCAAAGAAAATTCGGATCCGTCAGACATTTGGGAAATGCTCGTTTCTACCCCAACGATGGAACTCGCCAACCAATGGGAAATGGAAAATCGCCTTTGG atGCTAGCGTCCTCAGTCACTTGGCCTCCGTATTTTACTACCTAGAATCGATCGTCGACATTACCTACTTCAAAGCTCGTCTGTGCAATAACTACGTTTCGTACTTACGTAACAAATGCCAAGAACCAGCCGTTTACAATTACATGGGTGACGAAGCAAACATCAA acTCTTCGGTAACTTCTACTTGCAAGTCCAGTCTCCAGTGCCTCCATTCGGTAATCGCGAATTAGACGTCAAAGTCTTCGAGTTGGTTCACCACTATCTAGTAACAGAAAGAGGAGTTGTAGTACTCGACGAAACCGATGTCGAAATCGTCAAGAAAACTTACGAAAAGAAAAGAACTGAAGACAAAACTTACACCAACGAGGAAATCGCCAACTTGATCAACAAATACGGCCCCAAAAGCCAAAACTAA